Below is a genomic region from Hypomesus transpacificus isolate Combined female chromosome 1, fHypTra1, whole genome shotgun sequence.
TAGAGCAACATGATTGAAACAATGCTTAGAGagcattttttatttaggttggTCACAATTAGACAAAAAGAGATGTAATAGCCTGTTCAGTTGGCTCAAAGtgcaatacatatatttttttcaaaagctgaagtgatttcttggttttatttatttgttacaaTAACTATAACTCAATGTTTTAACGAATTGCAAAAGCTGAATAATCGTTCAAAGCTTTCTGATCAAttaatgaaaaaatatatattattagtCGACTAATCTATCTAATAATCGTTAGATTATTCGATTATCAAAATAATtctttgttgcagccctaactGTGACAGAGGACTGTTACTTCCTGGAGAACCTGGAGGAGAACCATCAAAACACCTACCGATCCCTGACCAACCAGGACAAGGGATGGTACGTCGGTCTGAAGAAGAACGGCAAACCCAAACTGGGTCACAGAACCCACGTTGGACAGAAAGCCACCTACTTCCTGCCGAGGAGGCTGGAGAACACAGGCGAGTGAAGAGATGCTCAGAGCAGACCACTGACGTTTATAGGGGAGGAGGATGTTGTTGACCATAATGTACACACCTGGTCCTACCTACTCCCTGTCTCATTTTGGGGACTTCCCAAACGCTAGACATGATACATGAACACAGCGAATTACTATCCTCACCTCCTGCCTGTGATACGTCAGTACTGGCACTCATACGTCACAAATTCCTTCAAAAGTATTTAACCACCATGGGCAAAAAAGCAGGAATTAACTACTATATAAAAACACTTTTGTAAAGATTTGTGATAATTCAGAACAGGATTTGTGAGTTTAGCTgtactagggtgaccagatttgagtttgtaatcaaaatgacagttctctctacagtcagagcttgcgcaagaaggtggaacgtaagggagataccctttccaaaacttgtaagggcgtaatagtttgtgaaagatcCCAGGGAACAAGAAATATCCGACGAggcaattttggaatccctgccggacgcgtTTTTttggtctcgaaaagaggacatgtccaggTAAAAGAGgatgtctggtcaccctagctgTACGTATTATCCATATGGATTTAAATGGTGCATTGTACAGGGTCAGATTCAACCCAATCATCTTTAAAGTGCAGTTTTCTCATGAACACCATTTTAGTGTTTTGTCAGGTGCTAGATATtatgacgcccccccccccccttagtgactgcaaaaataattttgtttcACATTGGAATAAATGAGGAAACACTTTGTTACATTGggctcccctgcctctcctagGAATAGCCTCCCTAGCACCCTGCTAGGCTATTGGCTAGCTTAACATAATAATTTGCTATCCACCTAGTAGTGACCACTATTTACCAAACTTGTATCCTAGTTATCCTCCCCGACCATAATGTATGTAGGCTATAACTGGGCTTGAAATGTATATCTATCACAATAGCCGTAGGTTACCTGTCTGAGGGCAGCAATACTGATCCCAGCTGAACTTCTGCACTGCTGCTAGCAGGGGGGTCGTCCGTACCGGGGTCGTCCGTGGGCGGACTTCGTGGGCTGGCGACTAGTTGATGGTCTAGTTATAAAATAATCTAATTTCGGCAGCTTTGCCGCCTTCTCATcttgttcttttttctcttgcCTTTTCCTTCTTCCACTTTTATGCTTAAATGGCATTGCTATACGTTCAGTTGTGCTGTGCTCAATGAACTGCGTTGTCGTGACCTTCGAATTGGTGTATCTATAGCGTATTATATCGTCACATGATAAAATAGAGACTTGACATTGGACAACAACATACATAGTACCCAGCAATcatgctaatcacaaaaataccaaagaaaataagaacttaTTCATTTCATTGAATAGTTTTTTGATAGTTTCTTAAGTAGGATAAGCATATGATTTTGGTATAAATTGCTACTTTTGCCCAAAAAATAATAACTACCATGACTGAGATAAGTTTGCCTTTTTAGGTGTATAAATAGCATTTGACACTACCGTTAAATGATTGACAACGCGTATTTGAACATAAGCATATCCGAGAGGGAGTACAGAACTGTACTGAGGGAGGGCCCGTCCAGCGACGGTACTTGGAGACATACACCCGTTGAGTGACCCGTGTATGTCTTTGGGCCCTGGTGCGGGCCCCGACACCCCACTGGCCCAGGTGCAGCCGCACCTGCTGCACCCCCTATAGTTACGCCCCTGCTTACAGGGCCATACGCGAACAGCAATGAGCTCAACACCACTGGCCACCACAAAGCCAGGGCtgccaacaaaaaaaaaaaccttggagtaagatttggtggggccaaccCAAATTTTGCTGTGTATAAAGCAACCCTCCCCTGCGCCTCGGccattactgtttacaacgttagcagaACTGCTACAATGCAcggaccagcaccacaaaggcaAGATGATTAAATATGTTTtcactcaccaaggctgaggGCTCACTTGAAGAGACAGGTGCCTTCTTTTGTATGCTAACCGTAAGCCACTTTTTCTTCAAACACCACTCCACGTCGTTAAACCTGCGGTTCCTTTTACCAGCAATCTGAGTGATGACAATACGTGTGGAGGCCTGCGGAAACCCTTCACGTCGTGAACATTTGACTGTCTGGTTATTATACATATTTGGAAACTAGCGCTGGTTAAGGGGGTACATCATGCATGCGGATTTCCACCTGGAAATGAGTCTcagcaggttgggatgtctggatTTTCGACCTTGTATGGCTTATAGCCAACAATGAGCGGCCGCGACATCCGACGGGTTTCCGCAGGCTGCCAGACATATCTCGTGGCTGATGGGCACAAAGTCGCTTTACTTCCAagtttctcctccactccaTATATAACCGGTGCTCGAGTATGAAATCCACTTGATTTATTTTCTCGAGTTATCtggcgtttgtgaagctaactagctagctgagACAATCTCCCCTCCTCGCTcttcttgccgactaatgttggcgccagacagacagccaatcaggtgtgaaataca
It encodes:
- the LOC124466868 gene encoding LOW QUALITY PROTEIN: putative fibroblast growth factor 1 (The sequence of the model RefSeq protein was modified relative to this genomic sequence to represent the inferred CDS: inserted 2 bases in 1 codon) — translated: MTDGELKVLPGGQERQGIDLQDYTNLTRLYCGHHLQILPDGTVXQRDNGDIHTLTVTEDCYFLENLEENHQNTYRSLTNQDKGWYVGLKKNGKPKLGHRTHVGQKATYFLPRRLENTGE